A single region of the Acidimicrobiales bacterium genome encodes:
- the rsmH gene encoding 16S rRNA (cytosine(1402)-N(4))-methyltransferase RsmH — protein MSEPPTFSHLPVMVDRVVEVLAPVPAGTYVDATVGGGGHAAAVLAAAPHLRLVGLDRDADAIAAAGERLAPFGDRARLVHARFDELASVVDGPVSAVLFDLGVSSPQFDRPDRGFSYRADAPLDMRMDRRDPVTAADIVNTWGGDELARLLRTLGDERFANRIARAIVAARPVDTTARLAELVADAVPAPARRRGHGHPARRTFQALRIAVNRELEVLPVALDAALDLLAPGGRCAVLAYHSGEDRIVKERFKEAATGGCTCPPGLPCTCGAEPRFRLLRRGAWMPAADEVAANRRAESARLRAVERLAA, from the coding sequence ATGAGCGAGCCCCCCACCTTCTCCCACCTCCCGGTCATGGTCGACCGCGTCGTCGAGGTGCTGGCCCCCGTCCCGGCCGGCACCTACGTCGACGCCACCGTCGGCGGGGGCGGCCACGCGGCCGCCGTGCTCGCCGCCGCGCCCCACCTGCGGCTCGTCGGCCTCGACCGCGACGCCGACGCCATCGCCGCCGCCGGCGAGCGCCTCGCGCCCTTCGGCGACCGGGCCAGGCTCGTCCACGCCCGCTTCGACGAGCTGGCGTCGGTGGTCGACGGCCCGGTGTCCGCCGTCCTGTTCGACCTCGGGGTCAGCTCGCCGCAGTTCGACCGGCCCGACCGGGGCTTCAGCTACCGGGCCGACGCCCCCCTCGACATGCGCATGGACCGGCGCGACCCGGTGACCGCGGCCGACATCGTCAACACCTGGGGCGGCGACGAGCTGGCCCGCCTGCTGCGCACCCTCGGCGACGAGCGCTTCGCCAACCGCATCGCGAGGGCGATCGTGGCCGCCCGCCCGGTGGACACGACGGCACGGCTGGCCGAGCTCGTCGCCGACGCCGTGCCGGCGCCGGCGCGGCGGCGGGGGCACGGCCACCCGGCCCGGCGCACGTTCCAGGCCCTGCGCATCGCCGTCAACCGGGAGCTCGAGGTGCTGCCCGTCGCCCTCGACGCCGCCCTCGACCTGTTGGCGCCGGGCGGCCGGTGCGCCGTGCTCGCCTACCACTCGGGCGAGGACCGCATCGTGAAGGAGCGGTTCAAGGAGGCGGCGACCGGCGGGTGCACCTGCCCGCCCGGCCTGCCCTGCACGTGCGGGGCCGAGCCCCGGTTCCGCCTGCTCCGCCG